A genomic segment from Treponema sp. Marseille-Q3903 encodes:
- the ftsZ gene encoding cell division protein FtsZ — translation MGLGISIVKDESDFEIVQPQEQSDFCSCPTVIKVVGCGGGGSNAVNRMISRDLSNVEFIVLNTDLQALSRSNAKTKLPIGQKVTKGLGAGGKPEVGQQAAEEDKELITNVLRGADMVFITAGMGGGTGTGSAPVVARIAKELGCLTVAVVTTPFIFEGNVRMRQAKEGLVKLHEQVDSLIVIPNEQLFKHIDKNLTVKESFKKADEVLCQGVEGISNIIVNPGDVNTDFADVHNAMSGQGNAIFGIGVGEGENRATDAAYDAIHNPMLENSKIDGAKNLLINICASEEIKLSEVGEICKIVTASADPNYNMFWGQVTQPELGDKISVTVIATGFERSAGEEDESYLMTEKKSEPARPRPDNVVSTSELDSILNGKSGLPSAASLGGEFVSRKSYSENKDGKEKLGILNNEKSPAMTPTLKSFAPPADFVPDENDLTKPPVWNNISKPDFGSTINLRD, via the coding sequence ATGGGACTTGGTATTTCGATTGTAAAAGATGAATCTGATTTTGAAATTGTTCAGCCGCAGGAACAATCTGATTTTTGCAGTTGTCCGACTGTAATCAAAGTTGTAGGTTGTGGCGGCGGAGGCTCAAACGCTGTCAACAGAATGATTTCTCGCGATTTAAGCAACGTTGAATTTATTGTTTTAAATACAGACCTACAGGCGCTCAGCCGTTCAAATGCAAAAACAAAACTTCCGATTGGACAGAAAGTTACAAAAGGTCTTGGAGCCGGAGGAAAACCTGAAGTTGGACAACAGGCTGCCGAAGAAGATAAGGAACTTATAACAAATGTCCTTCGCGGTGCAGACATGGTGTTTATAACAGCCGGAATGGGAGGAGGAACAGGAACAGGTTCCGCTCCTGTAGTCGCACGGATTGCAAAGGAGCTAGGCTGTCTGACAGTTGCTGTCGTTACAACTCCTTTTATTTTTGAAGGAAATGTTCGTATGCGTCAGGCAAAAGAGGGGCTTGTAAAGCTTCACGAGCAAGTAGACTCTCTGATCGTTATTCCGAATGAGCAGCTTTTTAAACATATCGACAAAAATCTCACTGTAAAAGAATCGTTTAAAAAAGCTGATGAAGTCCTTTGTCAAGGCGTCGAAGGTATTTCAAACATAATCGTAAATCCCGGCGATGTAAACACCGACTTTGCTGATGTTCACAATGCGATGTCAGGACAGGGAAACGCAATATTTGGTATTGGAGTAGGCGAAGGTGAAAACCGTGCGACAGATGCTGCATACGACGCAATTCACAATCCGATGCTCGAAAATTCAAAAATCGATGGCGCAAAAAATCTTCTTATCAATATATGTGCATCTGAAGAAATTAAACTTTCCGAAGTCGGCGAAATATGCAAGATTGTCACAGCTTCCGCTGATCCAAATTACAACATGTTCTGGGGTCAAGTTACACAACCTGAACTCGGTGACAAAATCAGCGTAACAGTAATTGCTACAGGTTTTGAAAGAAGCGCCGGCGAAGAAGACGAAAGCTATTTGATGACAGAAAAAAAATCAGAACCTGCTAGACCACGTCCCGACAATGTCGTAAGCACTTCTGAATTGGACAGCATTTTGAACGGAAAATCAGGTTTGCCATCAGCAGCTTCTTTAGGCGGAGAATTTGTTTCACGCAAAAGTTATTCAGAAAACAAAGATGGAAAAGAAAAACTCGGAATATTGAACAACGAGAAAAGCCCTGCGATGACACCAACGCTCAAATCTTTTGCGCCTCCGGCAGACTTTGTTCCTGATGAAAACGATTTGACAAAGCCT
- the ftsA gene encoding cell division protein FtsA, protein MADGKIVGLDIGTSEIRVAIGEVDPETGNVQIAGTASRKSAGLRNGVIVNIEDAKNAIKEAIDAAEQNAGTTVESVVTAIGGSQIESQNSRGTVPVTGSNKSDKEVSRADVERVIQYSTAIKVPDDREKLHVIPQEYIVDGVGGIQDPIHRIGIRLEAKVHIVTAAKTIIQIIRSCIQRADYNLDAVWLKTLAQTQSVCHQDEMELGSILVDLGAGTTDALLLYKGAPVATASIPVGGNLVTNDIQIVTGISNSNAELIKVQHGCCWLPDITPENDMQIVVPGVGGRDPDIIMQSQLCQIIQARMEQIFTMVKSAIIRNTNEPISQLTGNIILTGGGAMMQGVLDLAQSVFQTSSVRIGIPEDLGGVEKDYRRPDYATVIGLVLANKSLAQSKDNRKHGKVHSSKPEKRKSGESKLKKIFKSFF, encoded by the coding sequence ATGGCAGACGGAAAAATTGTTGGTCTTGACATAGGAACCAGTGAAATTAGAGTTGCAATAGGAGAAGTTGACCCTGAAACCGGAAATGTTCAAATTGCAGGCACTGCATCACGAAAATCAGCAGGGCTTAGAAACGGCGTAATCGTAAACATTGAAGATGCAAAAAATGCAATAAAAGAAGCTATCGATGCTGCTGAGCAGAACGCTGGGACGACAGTTGAGTCTGTTGTAACTGCAATCGGCGGTTCACAGATTGAAAGCCAAAATTCACGCGGAACTGTCCCTGTCACTGGGTCAAACAAATCCGACAAAGAAGTTTCTCGAGCTGATGTAGAGCGTGTTATTCAATATTCTACAGCGATAAAAGTTCCTGATGACCGTGAAAAGCTTCATGTAATCCCTCAAGAATATATTGTAGATGGTGTAGGTGGCATTCAAGACCCAATACATCGAATTGGAATTCGCCTTGAAGCAAAAGTTCATATTGTCACGGCGGCAAAAACAATTATTCAAATTATCCGCTCCTGTATTCAGCGTGCAGATTATAACCTGGACGCTGTGTGGCTGAAGACTCTGGCGCAAACTCAGTCAGTCTGCCATCAAGATGAGATGGAACTTGGTTCGATTTTGGTTGACCTCGGAGCCGGCACGACAGATGCTCTCCTTTTATACAAAGGCGCTCCTGTGGCGACGGCATCTATTCCGGTTGGCGGAAATCTTGTAACTAACGATATACAGATTGTGACGGGAATCTCTAATTCAAATGCAGAGCTGATAAAAGTCCAGCATGGCTGTTGTTGGCTCCCCGATATAACACCTGAAAACGATATGCAGATTGTCGTGCCCGGAGTCGGCGGTCGTGACCCTGATATTATAATGCAGTCTCAACTTTGCCAGATTATTCAAGCGCGCATGGAACAGATTTTTACTATGGTGAAATCTGCAATCATCAGAAATACGAACGAACCGATCAGTCAGCTTACAGGAAATATCATCCTTACTGGTGGAGGAGCGATGATGCAAGGTGTTTTAGATCTTGCGCAGTCAGTTTTTCAAACTTCATCTGTCAGAATTGGAATTCCTGAAGACCTTGGCGGAGTTGAAAAAGATTACCGCAGACCTGATTATGCAACTGTGATAGGACTTGTGCTTGCAAATAAATCGCTCGCGCAGAGCAAAGATAATCGCAAGCACGGTAAAGTGCATAGTTCAAAACCCGAAAAACGGAAGAGCGGTGAAAGCAAATTAAAGAAAATATTTAAATCGTTTTTTTAA
- a CDS encoding cell division protein FtsQ/DivIB, with product MSLLVDDDLLNDDYFVSPADIVMTETDEKANKKISFIKVLFCVLCFLLLGELVVYKYIMPAFASPKVTVFGQKNYSPAEIAAKLLPMNSANWFDFDVEMAAAILSSEAGIENVIVEKRFPDKILINIEERKPVAVTFVRVDGFTSAVQIDKNGVLFPAKEDSVFDSATVPIISGLPVEYMAQGMRIPGKYRPLIDQISKIAALPQNYFASISEICVLPKEYGNYELALIPSQARVKVITDRALNEDALKYMMVVLDIVNQIGTDVSEVDLRYGSVSYVTKGLD from the coding sequence ATGAGTTTATTAGTTGATGATGATTTGCTTAATGACGACTATTTTGTCAGCCCTGCAGATATTGTGATGACAGAGACAGATGAAAAAGCAAACAAAAAAATCAGCTTTATTAAAGTTTTATTCTGCGTGCTCTGTTTTCTTTTGTTAGGGGAATTAGTCGTATACAAATACATAATGCCCGCCTTTGCGAGTCCTAAAGTTACCGTTTTCGGGCAAAAAAATTATTCACCGGCAGAAATCGCTGCAAAACTTTTGCCGATGAACAGTGCCAATTGGTTTGATTTCGATGTTGAAATGGCAGCGGCAATTCTCTCTTCCGAAGCCGGAATTGAAAATGTCATTGTAGAAAAGCGCTTTCCTGATAAAATTCTTATAAATATTGAAGAACGAAAACCAGTCGCAGTGACATTTGTCCGCGTCGATGGTTTTACATCTGCAGTCCAGATTGACAAAAACGGTGTTCTTTTTCCTGCAAAAGAAGATTCAGTGTTCGATTCAGCGACAGTTCCGATCATTTCAGGACTTCCAGTTGAATATATGGCTCAGGGAATGAGAATACCAGGTAAATATCGACCGCTTATCGATCAAATTTCAAAAATTGCAGCGCTTCCACAAAATTATTTTGCAAGTATTTCAGAGATATGTGTACTTCCAAAAGAGTATGGTAACTATGAGTTAGCTCTTATTCCGTCTCAAGCCCGCGTAAAAGTTATTACCGACCGTGCATTGAATGAAGACGCATTAAAGTATATGATGGTAGTATTGGATATTGTAAACCAGATTGGAACTGACGTGTCTGAAGTTGATTTGCGTTATGGTTCAGTTTCATACGTCACTAAGGGGTTAGATTAA
- a CDS encoding FtsW/RodA/SpoVE family cell cycle protein, which produces MEQFTFYANRPSENYNKIDMWMMASVLLLWGFGIFTLFVCTQNYGLRQFNDSLYFVKRQLISSLIGFILFFGFIFTDIRIIRKMIAVIVIVSIILCLMTFISPLAITRNGARRWLKMPGGFTFQPSELIKFSLILFLANYFDKQEKIENPENKTVFQSVLGLCICVCVVFAQKDFSTGVFVTLIGILMFFVTGQKLLWILPFGIIALPAISLMVVLESFRIQRVIGWIRPDDFASGINYQAIAAKRAISAGGLWGSGIGVGLSRINSIPEVQADYIFAGWSEAMGFAGVIAYFAMLSFFAWRGYKTALRCPERFSAYSAFGCVSIIVLQSLVNTMVVGGLLPATGINLPFFSLGGSSIIVTLAMCGFILNTSRCEKISEKNTGRDEIYIDSLTYL; this is translated from the coding sequence ATGGAACAGTTTACGTTTTACGCAAATAGACCGTCAGAAAATTACAACAAAATAGATATGTGGATGATGGCTTCCGTTCTCCTTTTGTGGGGATTCGGGATATTTACGCTTTTCGTGTGTACGCAGAATTACGGTTTAAGGCAATTTAATGATTCTCTTTATTTTGTAAAACGCCAGCTGATTTCTTCGCTTATCGGGTTTATATTATTTTTTGGATTTATATTTACTGACATAAGAATAATAAGAAAGATGATCGCAGTGATTGTCATCGTCTCTATCATCCTCTGCCTTATGACTTTTATATCTCCGCTCGCAATCACAAGAAATGGAGCTCGGCGATGGCTAAAAATGCCGGGCGGGTTCACTTTTCAACCATCGGAATTGATAAAATTCAGCCTTATATTGTTTCTCGCCAATTATTTTGACAAACAGGAAAAAATTGAAAATCCTGAAAACAAAACCGTCTTTCAGAGCGTACTCGGACTCTGTATATGCGTCTGCGTTGTCTTTGCACAAAAAGATTTTTCTACCGGTGTTTTTGTAACGCTGATTGGAATTTTGATGTTTTTTGTAACTGGACAAAAACTTTTGTGGATTTTACCGTTCGGGATTATCGCATTGCCTGCTATCTCCTTGATGGTAGTTTTAGAGTCGTTCCGCATTCAACGCGTGATAGGTTGGATAAGACCAGATGACTTTGCTTCAGGCATAAATTATCAAGCAATTGCTGCAAAACGTGCAATCAGTGCAGGCGGGTTGTGGGGAAGCGGAATTGGAGTCGGTCTTTCGAGAATAAACAGTATTCCTGAAGTTCAGGCAGATTACATTTTTGCAGGATGGTCTGAAGCGATGGGATTTGCCGGCGTGATAGCTTACTTTGCAATGCTTTCATTTTTTGCGTGGCGCGGTTACAAAACTGCTCTTCGTTGCCCAGAGAGGTTTTCTGCATATTCTGCGTTCGGCTGCGTTTCAATCATAGTGTTGCAGTCGCTTGTCAATACAATGGTAGTAGGTGGGTTGCTCCCTGCGACGGGAATCAATCTTCCGTTTTTTTCATTGGGCGGCTCTTCAATCATTGTGACGCTTGCGATGTGCGGATTTATTTTGAATACTTCGCGGTGTGAAAAAATAAGTGAAAAAAATACAGGACGTGACGAAATTTATATTGACTCACTTACATATTTATAA
- the murF gene encoding UDP-N-acetylmuramoyl-tripeptide--D-alanyl-D-alanine ligase encodes MESSLLTARQLLTAVNGKPVGAQKKDDVFFLTVETDSRNVKPKTFCMFVPLVGEFQDGHKYIPEVLEKDASVILLNESEYEKNFQKYEEFARKYPKTFFVRVKNTLHALQDAAECYVCNRFKNMIRVSITGSNGKTTTKEMLVSVCKEHFGAKNVAYTKGNFNSETGLPLSVFRWSGKEKIGIFEMGMNRENEIGEISKILKSEFGIITNIGTAHIGILGSREKIAAEKRKSFDYIQKNGAAFVNASDEFADFCTSDVKGEVIKFGRGVWEEKNGVCFLEDKGLYGNLFTVDGIEILLPIPGEYNYINSLGVIACAKKLGITAQEIKRGLENFAAVSGRMEIKLVELKNGKKVSVIEDCYNANFDSMSMAIDFCDELKKVGKKIFVLADMKELGNSSKTMHENVGRKLNEVHPDFVFLVGTEMKATYEILDNKDNALLFECSNEKTFSEIADKICKIAKDGDVILLKGSHSMELEKLVPILQKEAE; translated from the coding sequence ATGGAAAGTTCTTTGTTGACAGCACGGCAGTTGTTGACGGCGGTGAATGGAAAGCCCGTCGGTGCACAAAAAAAAGATGATGTGTTTTTTTTGACTGTTGAGACTGACAGCCGCAATGTAAAACCGAAAACTTTTTGCATGTTTGTCCCGCTTGTCGGAGAATTTCAGGACGGTCACAAGTACATCCCTGAAGTCCTCGAAAAAGATGCCTCTGTCATCTTGTTGAATGAATCTGAATACGAAAAAAACTTTCAAAAATACGAAGAGTTTGCACGAAAATATCCAAAGACTTTTTTTGTCCGTGTAAAAAACACGTTGCATGCCCTGCAAGATGCGGCAGAGTGCTATGTCTGTAATCGTTTTAAAAACATGATTCGTGTCAGCATCACAGGGTCAAACGGAAAAACTACAACTAAGGAAATGCTTGTTTCTGTCTGCAAAGAACATTTTGGTGCAAAAAATGTCGCTTACACAAAAGGCAATTTTAATTCAGAAACAGGGCTCCCTCTTTCGGTGTTCCGCTGGAGTGGCAAAGAAAAAATTGGAATATTTGAGATGGGCATGAACCGTGAAAATGAAATCGGCGAAATCTCAAAAATTCTAAAATCAGAATTTGGGATAATAACGAACATCGGCACTGCACACATAGGCATCCTTGGAAGCCGTGAAAAAATTGCGGCAGAGAAACGAAAATCATTTGATTATATTCAAAAAAACGGTGCGGCTTTTGTAAATGCGTCAGATGAGTTTGCGGATTTTTGCACATCTGATGTAAAAGGCGAAGTCATAAAATTCGGACGTGGAGTTTGGGAAGAAAAAAACGGAGTTTGTTTTCTTGAAGATAAAGGTTTGTACGGAAATTTATTTACAGTCGATGGGATTGAAATTCTGCTTCCTATTCCCGGCGAGTACAATTACATAAACTCTCTCGGAGTGATTGCGTGTGCGAAGAAGCTCGGCATAACAGCACAGGAAATTAAACGTGGTCTTGAAAATTTTGCTGCAGTTTCAGGGCGGATGGAAATAAAGCTCGTTGAACTTAAAAACGGCAAAAAAGTCTCTGTCATTGAAGACTGCTACAATGCGAATTTCGACTCAATGTCTATGGCGATTGACTTTTGTGATGAGCTAAAAAAAGTCGGCAAAAAAATTTTTGTCCTTGCAGATATGAAAGAACTAGGAAACTCTTCAAAAACGATGCACGAAAATGTCGGTAGGAAACTGAATGAAGTTCACCCTGATTTTGTGTTTTTAGTAGGCACGGAAATGAAAGCTACTTATGAAATTCTTGATAATAAAGACAATGCTCTTTTGTTTGAATGTTCTAACGAAAAAACATTTAGCGAAATTGCAGATAAAATCTGTAAAATTGCAAAAGACGGCGATGTGATTTTGCTCAAAGGTTCTCACAGCATGGAATTGGAAAAACTTGTCCCAATTCTGCAAAAGGAGGCTGAATAA
- the ftsL gene encoding cell division protein FtsL: MKKGAFKYLIVKFLFCLCVLAIPFVLCLYAAQARRYSELTREIVELERKQEKLIEENKRLVSDIAVLSSSDRIEKIAVEELGMHKAETEDIVRVEMTGEKK; this comes from the coding sequence ATGAAAAAAGGTGCTTTTAAATATCTTATTGTCAAATTTCTCTTTTGTCTTTGCGTCCTTGCGATTCCTTTTGTTCTGTGCCTTTATGCCGCTCAAGCTAGGCGTTATTCGGAATTGACTCGCGAAATCGTAGAACTCGAGCGAAAGCAGGAAAAATTAATTGAGGAAAATAAAAGGCTTGTGAGCGATATCGCCGTTCTTTCAAGTTCGGACAGAATCGAAAAAATTGCAGTCGAAGAACTCGGAATGCACAAAGCAGAAACTGAAGACATCGTACGTGTTGAGATGACAGGGGAGAAAAAATAA
- the rsmH gene encoding 16S rRNA (cytosine(1402)-N(4))-methyltransferase RsmH, producing MEIVHTPVLLNECLTYLSPVGEPYEKNAVMIDSTLGEGGHTYNFLKKYPGLLVIGLDADKVIQARAKERLSEFDGRVIFYNGWFNDFYKSYPPEYKKPDIILFDLGISVFHYEKSERGFSFRHDEKLDMRLDSSSESSAQDLVNELSEEKLADLIYLYGEEKFSRRIAKAIVEARRNGKIESSKALANIIWDAVPVHYRYGNIHPATRAFQALRIAVNSELKRLPEALHNAFNDLNCGGKMGVITFHSLEDRIVKNYFRNLGKQCVCPPEIAVCRCGGKQCAQIITRKPVVPSQEEIKTNSPSRSAKFRVVRKLRNATEFHLEGVVGY from the coding sequence GTGGAAATCGTACACACTCCGGTTTTGTTAAATGAGTGTTTAACTTATCTTTCTCCTGTAGGTGAACCGTATGAAAAAAATGCGGTTATGATTGATTCTACACTCGGAGAAGGCGGTCATACATATAATTTTCTCAAAAAATATCCGGGACTTCTTGTTATCGGACTTGACGCCGACAAAGTGATTCAAGCTCGCGCAAAAGAAAGGCTTTCGGAATTTGACGGAAGAGTTATTTTTTACAATGGCTGGTTTAACGACTTCTATAAAAGCTATCCTCCTGAATATAAAAAACCCGACATCATCCTTTTTGACCTTGGAATTTCAGTTTTTCATTATGAAAAGTCAGAGCGCGGTTTTAGTTTTCGTCACGATGAAAAACTCGATATGCGGCTGGATTCCTCTTCCGAATCATCTGCGCAAGATTTGGTCAATGAACTTTCTGAAGAAAAACTTGCCGATTTGATTTATCTCTATGGTGAAGAAAAATTCAGCCGTCGCATTGCGAAGGCGATTGTCGAAGCCCGCCGTAACGGAAAAATAGAATCGTCAAAAGCTCTCGCCAATATTATCTGGGACGCCGTGCCTGTACATTACAGATACGGGAATATCCATCCTGCGACAAGAGCGTTTCAGGCGCTTCGAATTGCTGTAAACAGCGAATTAAAACGTCTTCCTGAGGCGCTTCACAACGCTTTTAACGATTTGAATTGTGGCGGAAAGATGGGTGTGATCACGTTTCACTCGCTTGAAGATAGAATTGTAAAAAATTATTTTAGAAATCTTGGAAAGCAGTGCGTTTGTCCACCGGAAATTGCAGTTTGCCGTTGCGGTGGAAAGCAATGCGCCCAAATCATCACGCGTAAACCTGTCGTTCCTTCGCAAGAGGAAATAAAAACAAATTCTCCTTCCAGAAGTGCAAAATTTAGAGTTGTAAGAAAACTCAGGAACGCTACTGAATTTCATCTTGAGGGAGTTGTCGGTTACTGA
- the mraZ gene encoding division/cell wall cluster transcriptional repressor MraZ gives MGFSLLTGEYNNTIDDKGRVSFPAKLRTAVNQNVLMVTKGLDRCLWLFTTEEWESFQMKLMSNASMMKSRSLNVARHFIAPAQPVEFDKNGRLSIPQSLREYANLSKDCTVLGIAKYMELWDSQTYKEYLDATEESFRDAAEEFNDINF, from the coding sequence ATGGGGTTTAGCTTGTTGACTGGTGAATACAATAATACAATCGATGATAAGGGCAGAGTCTCATTCCCTGCGAAATTGAGAACTGCCGTAAATCAGAATGTACTTATGGTCACTAAAGGCTTAGACCGCTGTTTATGGCTTTTTACCACAGAAGAATGGGAGTCTTTTCAGATGAAACTTATGAGTAATGCTTCTATGATGAAGAGCAGAAGCCTTAATGTTGCAAGGCATTTTATTGCTCCTGCACAGCCAGTTGAATTTGATAAAAACGGTCGCCTTTCTATCCCTCAGAGTCTGCGCGAATATGCAAATCTTTCAAAAGATTGCACTGTCCTTGGAATTGCAAAATACATGGAATTATGGGATTCACAGACTTATAAAGAATACCTGGATGCAACAGAGGAATCATTCCGCGATGCAGCAGAAGAATTTAATGATATAAATTTTTGA
- a CDS encoding flagellar filament outer layer protein FlaA, whose protein sequence is MKKLLALGVLAVLAAGIIFAQNSSLQEPNPENVGADSAESALREVSVDKFEREGSWNVHISSDDGTIAGRLFQGSPAMKEALPEDEGKESEDTQVFGVRVDFFRRGKNSFTITSGRPIAIEGTTKTISVWVCGRNQDHDLYVLVQDYFGHNFELYMGDLGFTGWKKLICVVPPSPDGKNGIVQSSAYFGDRPGLKILGFRVDCNPVKARGTFYMYLDDLRAVTDLYDMENHDEDDMVDNW, encoded by the coding sequence ATGAAAAAGTTATTAGCGTTAGGCGTTCTTGCAGTATTAGCTGCTGGAATTATTTTTGCACAGAATTCAAGTTTACAAGAACCGAATCCGGAAAACGTGGGTGCAGATTCAGCTGAATCAGCATTGCGTGAAGTTTCTGTCGATAAATTCGAACGTGAAGGTTCATGGAATGTTCATATCTCTTCCGACGATGGTACAATTGCAGGTCGTCTCTTTCAGGGTTCTCCTGCAATGAAAGAAGCTCTTCCTGAAGATGAAGGAAAAGAAAGCGAAGATACACAAGTATTTGGCGTACGCGTTGACTTCTTTAGACGAGGAAAAAATTCGTTCACAATCACTTCTGGACGTCCGATTGCAATTGAAGGAACAACAAAAACTATTTCTGTTTGGGTTTGCGGACGCAATCAGGATCATGACCTTTACGTACTCGTTCAAGACTATTTTGGACATAACTTTGAATTGTACATGGGTGACCTTGGATTTACAGGTTGGAAAAAACTTATATGTGTAGTTCCTCCAAGTCCTGATGGAAAAAATGGAATTGTTCAGAGCAGCGCTTACTTTGGAGACAGACCTGGTCTCAAGATTTTGGGATTCAGAGTTGATTGTAACCCTGTAAAAGCTCGTGGAACATTCTACATGTACCTCGATGATCTCCGTGCTGTGACAGACCTCTATGATATGGAGAATCACGACGAAGACGACATGGTTGACAACTGGTAA
- a CDS encoding flagellar filament outer layer protein FlaA, giving the protein MKRGLKVLVSLACLFVVGLPVFAQPNSKSRETFVLDDFDSVGSQNYLYRGQTYSWDWAVQSSRFIADGYPKTGYYEGVPNSIKLLYKGTDKEFKTFGVKTAFKRKGDNWFEVYPTKDDKAFEIPFVGNVSSLDFWVWGSNYNYYLEVMVRDAVGVVHVLPAGSLAFTGWKNIIVNVPGWLQQHSHLRSGPADMTFVGFRVRTDSEEYVDNFVIFFDQIKYTSNSLSFIYDGYELQDVDFGDGEGSSKSEEAGK; this is encoded by the coding sequence ATGAAAAGGGGACTTAAGGTTCTTGTTAGTCTTGCATGTCTGTTTGTTGTGGGGTTGCCTGTGTTTGCACAGCCTAATTCAAAGAGTCGTGAGACATTCGTATTGGATGATTTTGATTCTGTAGGTTCGCAGAATTATTTGTATCGTGGACAGACTTACAGTTGGGACTGGGCTGTTCAGTCAAGCCGTTTTATAGCTGATGGATATCCAAAAACCGGCTACTATGAAGGTGTACCTAATTCCATTAAACTGCTCTATAAAGGTACTGATAAAGAGTTTAAAACTTTTGGCGTAAAAACAGCGTTTAAACGCAAAGGCGATAACTGGTTTGAAGTTTACCCTACAAAAGATGATAAAGCATTTGAAATCCCATTTGTGGGAAATGTTTCTTCCCTCGATTTTTGGGTTTGGGGGTCAAACTATAATTACTATCTTGAAGTTATGGTAAGAGATGCCGTAGGTGTTGTTCATGTTCTTCCTGCAGGTTCTCTTGCTTTTACCGGATGGAAAAACATAATTGTAAATGTTCCTGGTTGGTTACAGCAGCATTCACACTTGCGTTCAGGTCCGGCTGATATGACATTTGTCGGATTCCGAGTTCGCACTGATTCTGAAGAATATGTAGATAACTTTGTAATTTTCTTTGATCAGATAAAATACACTTCTAACTCACTTTCATTCATTTATGACGGTTATGAACTTCAGGATGTTGATTTTGGTGACGGCGAAGGTTCTTCAAAGTCTGAGGAGGCTGGAAAATGA
- the argF gene encoding ornithine carbamoyltransferase — MDLTGRNFLTLKDFTSKEIIGLLDLADDLKKKKKKGIPVDIHRGKNIALIFEKTSTRTRCAFEVAAHDLGISTTYLAEGSQIGKKESIADTARVLGRMFDGIEYRGYQQSLIEKLAKYSGVVVWNGLTNEYHPTQMLADMMTIRERFGKLKGRKLVYFGDARYNIGNSLCIACSKLGLNLTLCAPSKYLPEKKLIDECLKWCDDSEGSITLEEDVSKAAKDADILYTDVWVSMGEPDEVWTERIKDLKPYQINKEVMAKAKPDAIFMHDLPSFHDLNTKIGKEIGEKFGLEAMEVTDDVFESKQSAVFDEAENRMHTIKAVIAATLGNNF; from the coding sequence ATGGATTTAACTGGCAGAAATTTTCTTACACTAAAGGATTTTACTTCTAAAGAAATAATCGGGTTGCTTGATTTGGCAGACGACTTAAAAAAGAAAAAAAAGAAAGGAATCCCTGTAGATATTCACCGCGGGAAAAATATTGCCCTTATCTTTGAAAAGACAAGTACCAGAACGAGGTGTGCTTTTGAAGTTGCCGCACATGACCTTGGAATAAGCACAACTTATCTTGCAGAAGGCAGCCAAATCGGTAAAAAAGAAAGCATTGCCGATACGGCACGTGTTCTGGGGCGCATGTTTGATGGAATCGAATACCGCGGATATCAGCAAAGCCTCATCGAAAAACTTGCAAAATATTCAGGAGTTGTTGTTTGGAACGGTCTTACAAATGAATATCATCCAACACAGATGCTTGCGGACATGATGACAATCCGTGAACGTTTTGGAAAACTCAAAGGGCGTAAACTAGTTTACTTTGGAGACGCGCGTTACAATATAGGAAATTCACTTTGCATAGCATGTTCAAAGCTCGGGTTGAACCTCACTCTTTGTGCGCCCTCAAAATATCTTCCTGAAAAAAAATTAATTGATGAATGCCTTAAGTGGTGTGATGACAGCGAAGGTTCTATAACTCTCGAGGAAGATGTATCAAAAGCGGCAAAAGATGCAGATATACTTTATACTGATGTGTGGGTTTCCATGGGTGAACCTGATGAAGTTTGGACTGAACGCATAAAAGATTTAAAACCTTATCAAATAAACAAAGAAGTCATGGCAAAAGCAAAGCCAGATGCAATCTTTATGCACGATTTACCTTCGTTTCATGACTTAAATACAAAGATTGGCAAGGAAATTGGAGAAAAGTTCGGTCTTGAAGCGATGGAAGTTACAGATGATGTTTTTGAAAGCAAACAGTCAGCAGTGTTTGACGAAGCAGAAAACAGAATGCATACGATAAAAGCAGTAATTGCAGCAACACTTGGAAATAATTTTTAA